A region of the Aphelocoma coerulescens isolate FSJ_1873_10779 chromosome 7, UR_Acoe_1.0, whole genome shotgun sequence genome:
TTAAGTCTGTTTTACACCGCTAGTAAGTCCTGGTTTCACATTTTTTAGCTTTTTGAACCGAGGCACTGCAGTTGCATCACGTTTTTGCCTggttctgtattttatttattccaaCGGGCTGCTCATTGCTGCCCGAACAAAGGTGGATTTGCCTCTTTAAACAAACCCGGCCAATGGGCTGGGATATACTTTCCTCTTCGGTCCTGCACAtgatgaaattatttcatttctaCATCACAGGGGTGGTGGGGAAAACGTCCCTTCGGTGTGTTTGCCTGGTGAAACGGGTTCGTGGGCTCTGTTTTATGTACGGAGCCCCAGACAGCGCCCAGCCAGACCCAAACTCCGGCTGACACAacgcagagctgctctgcttaATTAGCTGGAGATGAGGGTGTTATTAAaagcctttttcccccctcctttctgACTGTTTATTCCTCCCTCCCCGAATATTACAAACGCAGCTGAAGAGGAAGTAGTTTCCTGCTAATGGAAAGCGACGAGGAAGGGTTTAGTGAGGAGAGTAAATAAGAAACTGCACCCAACGCCAGCCGCTGCTTCACCGGCACTTTGGGGAAGGGAAACtgaacaaacccccaaaatttagCAGAGTTTCTCCTgtctctgtttgctttttgctgtgtgaggGGGAAGGGGCGCAGCCTGGGACTGCAGCCGACATCTGCTGCTCGTTTCTTTTAAGAGAAACACAACCTGGGGCGAACCCGTCGCCGAGCCCCGCGTGGGTCCTGCCGACCCCCTGGCCCCCAGCTGGGAGGGGATGTGGCCATCACGGGGCTCAgcgctggggtttttggggtgcaaaCGCCCATGGAGTGGGGCAGCAGCTGGTTTGGATCCCCTTGTCAGCCTGTTGTGGCCATCACCTTTTCCTCTCCGAGCCCTCCTCCGAAGCAGCGCTTTCTGGCAAATCTCACGCGGTGACGgtttcccctctgtccctcatCATCCAGCTCTCAACAccagccctctctctctcttccccgtTCCCACAGAGCAGAAGCATGCTGATTATtacttttcccccccaaaaaatttggGGCACATCTCATTTTTGCCTTCCTGGGAGCTCCATGTATTTGAATTTCCGCcggcgcggggggagcgggaGGAACTGGACGTGCCTACGCTGCCCTCCGCgtcggtgaccccaaacccatcaGCGCCCCCGGCATTCCACACCACCTCTCCCCGGGCAAAGGGAAGCAAACAGACCCGGAGCATCGTCCAGGAGAAGAGAAACGGGTACCTACCCCTTGGGCTGGCCCGGCCCGGGCGGTGGCTAGTGGGAGGCCGACATGGACCACGCTCCCTCCATCCTCCACACGGAGAAGGCATAACTGAGCCTCTCGTGAGCCACGTAACTGCAGCTCGTCATCTTACTGTCCATCTCGTCGCTCTGTAGCACCTGGTAGAGGAAGTCTATGTACCGCGCCGCCAGCTTGAGCGTCTGGATTTTACTCAGTTTGTCAGAGGGCAGCGTGGGGATGATTTTCCTCAGGGCGGCAAAAGCTTCGTTGAGCGACTGAGTCCTCTGCCTCTCTCTGACATTGGCCAGGATCCTCTGGCTCTGCAGTTCTTCGTAAGATTGGGAGCTGGGACTggactttttccccctcttccctGGGTTGGGGCTGCCATCTTCGCTGGACTTCTTACTGTATCTTCTCTTCCTGCCAAATCTCTTTGGCTGCCTTTCCAGCTCCTCTTCACTGGTCCCCAAGCTATCCACAGGGGAAACAGGAGAACTGGAGCTTTCTTCCATGCTTTCTGCaagaaggggaggggaagagcctttccccccctccttaTGTtatgtgagtgtgtgtgtctTAAATGTGCTTTAAATTCCTGAGACAGatcctttggaaaaacaggaggactccttttttctttttttttcctttttttttttttttttgctgaccaAACGTTTTCCAGGTTGCTTGAAGGGCTCTTATTTCAAGGACCGAGGTTGTGTAAAAAAATTGAGGTCTTGGAGAGAGGAAGTTATTCTAACTTTTTGGAAACTTTAGCTGAGCTCAGTTGCTAAATAGTTGTCAGAAGTGAGGGAGGTGCGGGGCTCCCTCCTGATTGGCCGGCCAGGTCGGTGGGAGGAAGGCTTTTCCCCTGCTAAACTTTCACAGTTTTATGTTACACTTAACTAAAATCTTGGGAATGCACCTCGAATCAAAGATAGCTGGCGAACGCCACCCCCTGCCCCCGGGGATGCCGCGTTTGCAGCACCCCTCCAGGATAACCCCCCGCACCCACcccgggggtttttggggtgctgcctGGGGTCCCGTTCCCAGCTCCATGGCCAGGCTGCAGAGGTTCCATGCCCAGATCAGGGGGAGAAGGAGCGAGCCCCATTTTTATGGAGTGGGACCCTATTTTGCAGCCCCCGGTCCCCTGGGGGTCTTGCGAAGCCCCtgtcctgcagggatggggtggggaccTGCGTCCCCGTCCCACAGGGTGGCCTCGGAGTGGCAGAAGTTCCCTGGGGCACGCTGAGCCATGGGAATGGTGGAGAtttgggggcagaggggctAAACCCCTATTTGTGGGGGGCATGGAGAAAACGCTTCTGGACAAACCCAAAATATGGGTGAGCTGGGAAGCAGTTCGTGGAAAACCCCATGGAAATGACCCCGGAGAGGCAACACTGGCCATGCACTGCCATTTTCTCGCCGCTTTTCCCCCTTCCATGAAATGCTAAACAGTACATTTAAGGGAATCTGCAGCCAAGGTAGGTAGGAGgacattttttcctcctccagaaTATGCTCCTGCTGAATTCGTGGTATCCCAGCACACAAAAACTGTGATAGCAGGATTTTTGATCTATCCAGCAGAAGACAACAGGtcactttttctcctctccatcaCACCGTAggggaaaatgtgggaaaacTCTGCTTGCTTCTGTGCAGCTAAGGCAGGGAAAAATCAGATTTGGACCTCTGATGTCAGTCACAGCCCAAATTGCAGGAACAGATGCATTCCTGAGCAGCAAAGATCATGTTTTCAATACGGAGCagggaaataaaatagaacaatgataataacaaaaagaaataagacAAAAGCAACTCGTAAAACGTCGATGTTGTATCAGAAGAATTAGTTTGGAGTGGATTTCTTTGCAAAGTTTTCCAGTAGGCATCAACACTcattaatggaaaaaataatgtcTGGTTTGATTGGAAAGTGTTCCTTGGTAGGAGAAGGAATTTTTGGCTGGCCTGGGGCTGGCTGCACTGCTGGTAGGTAATGTTTATAGTGGAAAGCCTtccccaggcagcccctggggacagcctgtGTTTGCTTTCCAAAGGAAAGGTTCTCAGGTGCAGCACAGAAGTCGGAAAGCGAGGCTGTTCTGCAAATAGATTTTTAATCCAATTTAAGACCCCGGTGAGCTCCCGCTcacaccccaaatccaggtTTCCAGAAGGGTTCGGGGCTGGATCCGAGAGTTGATCCAGCATCTGAAACCTGGAGTTCCACGAGTGCAATGGGATGGTGCCCACCAGCCCCACGGACCTCAAAGCAGATGCCACCCCTTGTGAGGGGTATTTGGTTCATGCTGGGGTTATTTAGGAGTCTCCTGAGTGCCTGGAATTGCTTCCAAGTATTGAGGGAAGCCATAACAGAAGGCTGGAGAGGCACCATTCCTGGTATTCCCAGCAAACAGGTTCCCGCCTCACGGCACCGCATTTGTGGGGTGAGGCACCGGGGGTTTGCAGGGATTCATGGAGCACGGGAGGACAGGTGGGatgcagggctgagctcccagAGTGCCCTGCCCAAAAGGGCTGCAGGTGCCTGCAAAAAGCTGCTCGAGGAGGCAGCGGGGATGTTTTGGGCTGTGTTTGAGAGCACCAGGAGCAAGATCCCAGCTTGTGAGGGTGAGTGGAGCTGCTGGTTGtgcctctcctctccccctgccctgccaaAATTCATTTCCCTGCTTTTTATGCCCCTGCCATGACCACCCAAAGCAGGGCTTGATCTTCCAGGGTGTGAGGGGTTTCCATGGAGTGGGACTTGATCCGAGGGGTTCACGGGGTGGGCTGTGTGGGTGGATCTCAACATGCCCCGTTCTCAGCTGGCACAGGGAGTTTGCCTTCAGGGGAATCCCGCACAAGCATGGCCACAGCTCCTGGGCATCCTActgggcatccacagctttttaGCTGTGGCCACGTGGCGTGATCCTGGCCCAGCCGAgcggctgctgctcctggcactCTGGGATGTGCCTCTCTGGCTGCacggcggcagcagcagagcgGCCCCGCGCTCCTCCGGATTAAAGAGCTAATATtaagtaaataaattaaataaaaacccGCCTCGCTTCAGCAAACGAGAGTGAAGGAGTGTTTGCAGGATCGGGGCACGGTTTCTCCCTAAGGGAATGGCTGCTGTGCATAACCTCTAAACGTGCAAAGCCTTTTAGTATCAGGCAGGCTTCATTACGGGAAATTTATGGTGGGATTTGGCCGTGGGATAATTACGGAGTCTCTGAGCCCGGCTCCAGCGAGCATCGCTCCGGAGCTGCCGTGAGTGTGTGGACCCTCCACTGCTGCAGTGCTCGGTGCCAGGGCTGAGGCCGGTGGTGACAATCCTGCAAATATCTGCCCTGGAGCACACCAGAGGCACGAGAACAGCCCCGGCTGAAACGTGATCCGGCTGtcctggaggaaaaggggagttcGGGGAGGTTTGTGGGGGAAGCAGCGCAAAGGTGCCGCTGGCAAGGCGGGCTGGGCTGGATCCGTCCTTCCTGCTACCCCGGCAGGGTGGGAGGCAGGTTAGGAAACAAAAACTGCCACATTAAAAAGGTGGTTTTGGTGGAAGTTGAATGCCCTGTTTGAATGTGACGCTCACGAtggtgctgctcctctgcctttACCAGGCTCCTAGACTTTCTTGTTAGAGGGCAATGATGAATGtggattgggatttggggtcagtgCTTGTTCTCCGTAGGAAGCTTGTGGTCCAGTTGTCCCCTTGGCAGGGTTTGGCCAGAAAATCTAACCCCTCTGTGCTGAGGAGGAGAAGGTTTGGATTTCTGTGTCCTGCCACCCCTCCCTCTGCTTGTCGTGGGTGGTGGGAAAAGACTGTGCAGGTAACATCCTTTCAGTGCATCCAGGCTGCTCTTCCAGCTCTCTTCTGCCGGgggagctgccagggatgccaATTTTCGGAGCAAACTGGAGGAGAACCAGAcgctgttgttctttttgcctTCATCCTCCACGCTACCTCCTGCTACAGAGGAGAGCATCACTTCTCCTTTCAGAAACATCCCGCTCCCAAACTGCACCCAGCATCGAACCACCTCCACTACAGACAGTAATTAAGctgattcctttttttcctccttttttaagGGATAGTTCCTTAGTGCTTGTGCAGCACCCACCGGGAGCGATCCTTTGTGGGCACCTTCCCCGTGCTGCCGGGTttgtccctgctcctcctgctgcctgggCTTTGTTCCCCCATCCCTCGTGTGGCAGGCGGATGTCCCCCATAGCACTCCCCCTGCGGTGACAAGTTCATAATCAAAAGCAAAGGAGCGGCGCAGATAAGGGGCGGGAGGTGCGGGGAGCGGGGCTTTAGGGATGAGACGCTTGGAGCGGAGCGCGCTTCCAAAGTAATTGGATACGCTCGGGCCGGAGTTCTGCGCAGGAATGTACATCTGTTTCTGAACTGTTACCAGCTGATGTGCCCTCTCTTCCTGTCTGCTTCCTCCCCTTCCAAACCCCCGGAGCAGCGGGACCAGCAAGGAGAGGCTGACCCACGGCAGCTGTTCCCACTGCGGGATGATCCCGGCCATAAGCGCAGCAAGGTGTGCTTTGCATCTCCCCGTGAGGAGTGAGGTGGTGGCAGCTCTCTCCTTGTTCTGGTGGATCCACCTGGAGCCCTCAGCTTGGTGCTTGAGGAGGCTGGAAATAGGGATCCTTCTAGGCAAGACTTTGCAGGAggctgacaggaaaaaaaagataagggGAGGACTTTGAGATTTTCCCAGTGGATGTCCCTTTTTCCCAGGAAATGCCCACAGGCCCTTTGTCCATCTCCTTTATGACCGTGGCAGCTCCATCCAAGCTTTGACCAAGCAAGGCGGGAATTTCAAGGGTCATCCTGTTGCTCATCCCGGAGGAGaagaggctccagggagacctcagagccccttgcagggcctaaaggggctccaggagagctgcagagggactggggacaaggcatggagggacaggacacagggaatggctttaagctgaaagagggtagtttgagatgggatattgggaaggaatccttccctgggagggtggggaggcccagAGAAGCCGTGGCTGCACAACTGGAGCACGTCTTGGAGAGGAGAGGTGCTTCTGAGCCCTTTTAACTCCTGTAGGACATGGACAGGTGTTTAAGGTGATGGATGTGTTAAAATCAGGCCTGAATTTCTTCCCCTCTGGAATAAGAAGGGAGATCTTTAGTGGCTTCAACAGGTTTTGGGTTGGGATCTCAAGCTTGAAGCTGCTGAGGACCCATTCGCATCTGCACCGCTGTCAGTCGGACAAGGATTATTTAGGCCAGACCCAGTTCTGCCTCAAACATCGTGTGCAATATTTCAGATCTGATCACTGATTTGTGGCAGGATGAGCACTCCATGTAATTTCTCCTGTTGGCAGCGCTGGAATggcagaggaggaaaggagCCCAAAGGCAGCGGCGTCGCAGTTGTGGGTTCTATTTTTAACGACAGCAGAAGGAACGGGTGTTCTGGGGAGTAAAAACTGGTGGCTATCGTGGTTCCAAAAATAACAATTCTATTTTAGATCACTTGCCTGAGGCCACCACTAATTGCAGATCCGAGTGGAATGTCTCCCTGGGAATCCACGGGCAAGaaattgtttcttcttttcccctcttttttggAAGGTGGAATATTAATTGTGGCTGCAGCAGTAGCAACTGGAGCTTAAAAACCTGGGCTaggagaaatgaaaatattgtttCATGAACTGGAAAATCAAAGCATGGGAAATATTTTGTTCTCCTCACCTTTTCCTCCCCCGTTTCCGGCCTTGTTAAATCGGGAAAGAAGGGCTTCCCACTAATGTAAAGGTGAATCCAAAGCCAGCCTGGGTGTTCCAACAGCATCCAGGCATGGCTGCAAGGGTCAGGCTTCTCTTAAATTCTTTGGGATTGCAGCACCAGCTTACAAGGGGGTTTTGCACCTTtgactagaccaggttgctccaagcctgtTGTTTGTATTCCTGCATTCCAGTATTTTTGAGGATTAACCAGAATCCTAGAGGTGGACCAGCCTTTTAGCTGACAGCGCTGGGAGGTGAAAAGATGGAAACGAGGTATTGggagaaacaaagcaaagcccTGGAGTCATTTCACTGCTGTTGCAATAAGTGGTTTTCCTCATGGGTCCAGGGAAGGACCTCTCTCCCAGCAAAGTTTTAATTGCTGGGCATGGAACGGAACCGTTGCCTCTGGAATTTAAGCACGGAGGTGCAGCATTTGGCAGGTCAGATGGGGAGAGGGGAGCCAAAACAATGAACCTGACAGGGTAACTCTGCCTGCAGAGGGAAAACTGCTTCCAGGAGCTGGGCACGCCTGCTGGAGCCCaccgggattttgggaattgtCACGATTTGGAAAAGTCGCAATTCTGAACGCCAGggcaaaacaaggaaaaatttgTTAGGGCTTCTCAGGTGAGAAAAACAGAGTTTTGCAGAAGAGGATGGGGTCAGTTAAAATCAGTCATTTGCAGGTTCTTAGGCCAGCTCTGAAGCTCCCCTTGGCTTTTGGATACCGGAGCTACTCACGGTTTGCAAACCCTGGAGCTCTCCTTTGCCTGGATAACACCAGGCAACCTCTGTCCTCATTTCTCATCCCACAGCACTGCAATTCCCCTATGATTTCGTCCTTCCCAGTGGTGAAAAGCCCTGCCTTTGGAGCGTTCCCATGCCCAGCAGCCGGGCTGTGGGATCACAGAGACAGGACCTTGGAAAGGAAGAGTTCTGCTGGTTTGGCAATTGGGTTCATCCTCCCTGAGCATTCATCTGCTTGGACAGGGGAGCTCCACCTTCTGCCTCAAGGTTTGGGTCCCTTGGGAGTTGCTTTCCTGGATTTAAGTGGCCTGGAAGAGGGAAGGGATCATGAAGAACCCCCTGGGTGACTGGTGAGTTTCTCTCCAAGGAGACAAAGGAGAACCTgttactgaggggaaaaaatgtttgttttctaaataaaacaACATTTTGTGAAACGTGCCAGCATTCCTAGGGAAATATGGTTTATTTTGGAAAACCAGGCACCCCGAGTCCTTCACCTCCATTTGTTGCACTTTAGGTTTCTGCTGCAGCAATGGGCTGGTGCCTTCTGATCAAATTTCTTGGCTACCAGCTGATTTGGTTTCACTTTAGTGTTTAATTTGATGCTGAAAGGTTGAAATCTTCcatttaaggaagaaaaaaataataattactgAGTAAACTATACTCACAACATCAGAAGGGagagccagctctgctcagctgagagaggaaattatttttcttagacTGATTaaaacttctgcttttttctttgtctttaccAACACCTGTTTAACTCAGGCACCTGAATAAACTTTGAAGAGAAAAGATAGTTTTGTTAAAGGCTCAACCAGACCCCCAAAAGCTCGAGTTCCACTTCTGGGACCCTCAACAAGTCCAGGGGAAACCAGGCTTGACATTCCTAGCGAGATCTGgggaggaaaaagcaggaaaggccCATTACTTCTTTCAAAAACAATTAGGTGGAAAAGCCCTGAGCCAAACAAACAAGTCCTCAAAACTGAAGGCTGGTTAAATTTAAAAGAAGCAGCCATAAAAATTCATAAATGAGTGTAATTGGGTTCGGGCTGTTGTTGCAGAAGTATTGAGTGGACTGGCTGTTTTCTCAGGAGCAACAACCCTGTTTGGTGGGATGTCATGAGCACAGACTCCCGGATGAAGCTGTGGCTGTAGACACGCGGCCTAT
Encoded here:
- the TWIST2 gene encoding twist-related protein 2 — translated: MEESSSSPVSPVDSLGTSEEELERQPKRFGRKRRYSKKSSEDGSPNPGKRGKKSSPSSQSYEELQSQRILANVRERQRTQSLNEAFAALRKIIPTLPSDKLSKIQTLKLAARYIDFLYQVLQSDEMDSKMTSCSYVAHERLSYAFSVWRMEGAWSMSASH